From the genome of Pedobacter sp. MC2016-14, one region includes:
- a CDS encoding PIN domain-containing protein: MAENFIFLDTNILLHCKPAKDIPWENYVKGTYTFVIAPIVIDEIDKHKRNIKKSLAKRAKSITKLFEEIMENEVQGWLLIDKRPSVDIFTANGLDREEQDDRLLASLMQFSLENPESQIILISNDVGPRLKAKNLGIKVIKLSDKELLEEERDESEIKMQKLIRENNELRHRLPKVDLFFNGKTKFLTFKDFDCADTYEVFSAKQMQQLKKDYPYDNTPYRMPTKKELPYRNALDESSIHHYNTALDLFFQSYEYEYLPEVYNWKITRMLSIEFELEIYNEGNIPAEDIDLSLYFPQGIIVSDANTFNVFPNEPIPPSKPLSRYKLTEEMNELCKKNPVASTPATLNTNHWISIRNNGNCQVDMKHNNLKHNQSFKFMRLAVSFETLDYMKGFEFEYKLMIANEPNLKTGKLQVNFVKSRNLNAAFNLEGKKFVLSLLPKERSD, translated from the coding sequence ATGGCAGAAAACTTCATTTTCCTCGATACCAATATTCTATTACATTGTAAACCGGCAAAGGATATTCCGTGGGAGAATTATGTTAAAGGAACTTATACATTCGTAATTGCTCCGATCGTAATTGATGAGATAGATAAGCACAAGCGCAACATTAAGAAGTCATTAGCCAAAAGAGCAAAATCCATCACCAAACTTTTCGAAGAAATCATGGAAAATGAGGTTCAAGGCTGGCTGTTAATTGATAAAAGACCAAGTGTTGATATATTTACCGCTAATGGACTTGACCGAGAAGAGCAGGATGATCGCTTATTGGCCTCACTGATGCAATTTTCGCTTGAAAATCCTGAAAGTCAGATTATACTTATCTCCAACGACGTTGGCCCAAGACTCAAAGCAAAAAATTTGGGCATAAAGGTAATCAAACTATCAGACAAGGAATTGCTGGAGGAAGAACGGGATGAATCAGAAATCAAAATGCAAAAACTGATCAGGGAGAATAATGAATTAAGACATAGGTTGCCAAAAGTCGATCTGTTTTTTAATGGTAAAACCAAATTTTTAACTTTCAAGGATTTCGATTGTGCAGATACCTATGAAGTATTTAGCGCCAAACAAATGCAGCAGTTGAAAAAGGACTACCCCTATGACAACACACCTTATAGAATGCCCACAAAGAAAGAATTGCCATACAGAAATGCCCTTGATGAAAGTTCTATTCATCATTACAATACTGCACTAGATCTATTCTTCCAATCCTACGAGTACGAATATCTTCCCGAGGTTTATAATTGGAAGATTACACGGATGTTATCGATCGAGTTTGAGCTCGAAATATATAACGAAGGCAATATTCCTGCTGAGGACATTGATCTGAGCCTATATTTTCCACAAGGCATCATTGTTTCAGATGCGAACACCTTTAATGTTTTTCCTAATGAACCAATACCACCATCAAAACCTCTCTCGCGCTACAAGTTAACGGAGGAAATGAATGAACTATGTAAAAAAAATCCAGTAGCATCTACTCCTGCGACCTTAAACACAAATCATTGGATTTCCATCAGAAACAATGGTAACTGTCAAGTCGATATGAAACACAATAATTTAAAGCACAACCAATCGTTTAAATTCATGAGGCTTGCCGTGAGTTTTGAAACATTGGACTATATGAAAGGCTTTGAATTTGAGTACAAGCTTATGATTGCAAATGAACCAAATTTAAAAACCGGAAAGCTGCAGGTGAACTTTGTCAAATCGCGAAACTTAAATGCCGCTTTTAATTTAGAAGGCAAAAAATTTGTGCTTTCACTTTTGCCAAAAGAAAGGTCAGACTAA
- the drt3a gene encoding antiviral reverse transcriptase Drt3a, producing the protein MLNQSFSYDNFKTIFEIENRKASFDVNFLDKEYLKITDEISDFKIETKLLVRNGTDDEDLEKRKQELSELEGKKDTYLESYLFGISEKVNDKAYNLKLSHFFDHKTGKSVYTTQKNVLSYFVMKQLQFNLRKTFNVKPSDRHYIVKQLKSILGDDFPKYVVRTDIKSFYESIPQYKLLKILSNNPLLSPQSLRFINNIIYEYNIITNQVKIEADKRIGIPRGVGISAYLSELFMRDIDENIQNLNSVSYYARYVDDIIIIFTPPYKKDDKNYFLKQVEKIIEDEGLKINIKSDDGFVNKFKLLLGGTNNNKEKFFQVAKLLLQCEQSLSFQTHQYLRLIQQQIYSVSIDVNSRIDEIERIVSSEIKNIENNKTFQCNLFKSSNNFSINFLGYKFVLRNGRFSEILLSDRKMEKYQARMELTFQAFSANRRYNYSESRRLLHSRLSYLTKNTRLTMPKKDYIGIYYSNSLINETCSSLKELNSMLYDIIDRNLLDPKDNQLKVRLKRFCFIDGFSKRTFYNLTSRVLPKIRDKSGSYLHTNFEKIVYIWK; encoded by the coding sequence ATGTTAAATCAATCGTTCTCTTATGATAATTTCAAGACAATTTTTGAAATAGAAAATCGAAAAGCGTCATTCGATGTAAACTTTCTTGATAAAGAATATTTAAAAATAACTGATGAAATCTCGGATTTTAAAATAGAAACGAAGCTTTTAGTTAGAAATGGGACTGATGATGAAGATTTGGAAAAAAGAAAACAAGAATTGTCCGAATTGGAAGGCAAGAAGGACACCTATCTAGAAAGTTATTTATTTGGCATAAGCGAAAAAGTCAATGATAAAGCATATAACTTAAAATTAAGTCATTTTTTTGACCATAAGACTGGGAAATCAGTCTACACAACCCAGAAGAATGTTTTGTCTTACTTCGTGATGAAACAACTTCAATTTAATTTAAGAAAGACTTTTAATGTGAAGCCCTCGGATAGACATTATATCGTTAAACAACTTAAATCTATATTGGGAGATGATTTCCCCAAATACGTTGTGAGAACTGATATCAAAAGCTTTTATGAGAGTATTCCTCAATACAAGTTGCTTAAAATACTTTCTAACAATCCGTTATTGAGTCCCCAATCGCTTCGATTTATCAATAATATTATTTATGAATATAATATTATTACAAATCAAGTAAAAATTGAAGCGGATAAAAGGATTGGAATTCCCCGAGGTGTAGGTATAAGCGCGTATTTGTCAGAGTTATTTATGAGGGATATTGACGAAAACATCCAGAATTTGAATTCCGTAAGCTATTACGCCAGATACGTTGATGATATAATAATAATATTTACACCACCGTATAAAAAGGACGATAAGAACTATTTCCTTAAGCAAGTTGAAAAAATTATTGAAGATGAAGGGCTAAAAATTAATATAAAATCTGATGACGGATTTGTCAATAAGTTTAAGCTTTTACTCGGTGGTACTAATAATAATAAAGAAAAATTCTTCCAAGTCGCAAAGCTGTTACTTCAATGCGAACAAAGTCTGAGCTTTCAAACACATCAATACTTAAGATTAATTCAACAACAGATATATTCAGTATCCATCGACGTCAATTCACGCATTGACGAGATAGAAAGAATCGTTTCTTCGGAAATTAAAAACATTGAAAACAACAAGACATTTCAGTGCAACCTATTCAAATCCTCAAATAATTTCTCAATTAACTTTCTAGGATACAAGTTCGTTTTAAGGAATGGTAGATTTTCTGAGATTCTATTATCAGATAGGAAAATGGAGAAGTATCAAGCTAGAATGGAATTAACTTTTCAGGCTTTCAGCGCTAATCGGCGCTATAATTATTCTGAAAGTAGAAGGCTTCTTCACAGTCGCCTATCGTATCTAACTAAAAACACTCGGCTTACTATGCCAAAAAAGGACTATATAGGAATTTATTATTCAAATAGCCTAATAAATGAGACCTGTAGTAGTTTAAAAGAATTAAATTCTATGCTTTATGATATAATAGATCGGAATTTACTAGACCCTAAGGATAACCAACTAAAAGTTAGATTAAAGCGATTCTGTTTTATTGACGGATTTTCAAAAAGAACTTTTTATAATCTTACATCGAGGGTATTGCCCAAAATAAGAGATAAATCGGGAAGTTATTTGCATACAAACTTTGAAAAAATAGTTTATATCTGGAAATAA
- the drt3b gene encoding antiviral reverse transcriptase Drt3b: MKKKKPIGYSKERVVLSDTLPYELPIIFSNRHFYRFLTNFGVNFIADRSDIQWDKAYKDESISAIVKLLFGLEEDVLGRSTKISDKGHIRVPFRYQITHKENDFRELALPHPKNQLEVISFYEEFKEIILYYCNRSSFSIRKPSKIAKFVYSNDTLHLRLKGKDDDAIEDNSKEYENLKTFFTYKDYSNIYKFYEDYQYHRAEKKYNQMFKFDISKCFPSIYTHSIVWALFNKEVVKDEILTSKSTFAGKFDRLMQNANYGETNGILVGPEFSRIFAELILQQIDKDIEDELRKENIIFKKDYEIYRYVDDFFVFFNNEETKNRIFELYKMKFSDFKLSINEIKTKFYTKPIITELTIAKSRVVDLLDEALAIKINLTDPDSVKSRAFQKYISTFCNANHLITKFKIIIKETNVEYRDIVNYTLTLINTRLEKSVELFEEHYRSISKLEFKHSENLINFPSLEKQKEEFGFVRYLLELLDFTSFIYTVSPRVNSTIKFSIILSNVIEYVKGNYRFKGLVNTTDGKSEIHKVAHSKRFNLINIQLIFKKIEDDISFVLNKNQVHKNIQIETLYLITVLRNLGRTYRLSQDQVAKYYKFEKIIKDGNDTGHYSLSYELNYFAITNLLFYIENIRSFANVKIALKRSIIEKIKAVDKKKRRTNTELILLLMDLLVCPFLEGSFKRELMTLYGVPKTEHSSILDFKNVQKYWFVKWKNFNLAKELNAKLALEPYS; this comes from the coding sequence ATGAAGAAGAAGAAGCCTATAGGATATTCAAAAGAAAGAGTTGTTTTGTCTGATACGTTGCCATATGAGTTGCCAATTATATTTTCCAACAGACATTTTTACCGATTTTTAACAAATTTTGGTGTAAATTTTATTGCAGATAGAAGTGATATCCAGTGGGATAAAGCCTATAAGGATGAGTCTATAAGCGCGATCGTAAAATTGCTATTTGGACTGGAGGAGGATGTTTTGGGCCGTTCAACTAAAATTTCAGATAAAGGACATATAAGAGTACCGTTCAGATATCAGATAACGCATAAGGAAAATGATTTTCGCGAATTAGCATTACCACACCCAAAAAATCAATTAGAAGTCATCTCATTTTACGAGGAGTTTAAAGAAATAATATTATATTATTGTAATCGGTCCTCATTCTCAATACGAAAACCTAGCAAAATCGCAAAATTCGTATATTCTAATGATACATTGCATCTAAGATTGAAGGGAAAGGATGATGATGCTATTGAAGATAATAGTAAGGAGTATGAAAATTTGAAAACATTCTTTACATATAAAGATTACTCCAATATTTATAAGTTTTACGAGGATTATCAATATCACAGAGCAGAAAAAAAATATAATCAGATGTTCAAATTTGATATATCAAAATGTTTTCCAAGCATTTATACACATTCAATTGTTTGGGCTTTATTTAATAAAGAAGTGGTAAAAGATGAAATCCTCACATCGAAATCAACTTTTGCGGGAAAATTTGATAGACTAATGCAGAATGCCAACTACGGGGAAACCAACGGCATATTAGTTGGTCCAGAATTTTCTAGAATATTTGCTGAATTAATTCTGCAACAAATTGATAAAGACATTGAAGATGAGCTAAGAAAAGAAAATATAATTTTCAAGAAAGATTACGAGATTTACAGATACGTTGACGATTTCTTTGTCTTTTTCAATAATGAAGAAACGAAAAACAGAATCTTCGAGTTATACAAAATGAAATTTTCTGATTTTAAACTGTCAATAAATGAAATTAAGACAAAATTTTATACTAAACCAATCATTACAGAATTGACAATCGCAAAATCAAGAGTTGTAGATTTATTAGATGAAGCGTTGGCTATTAAGATAAACCTGACAGATCCCGATTCTGTCAAGTCCCGAGCGTTTCAAAAATATATTTCAACGTTTTGCAATGCTAATCATTTAATAACCAAATTTAAGATCATAATTAAGGAAACAAACGTTGAATACAGGGATATTGTTAATTACACACTTACCTTAATTAATACTAGACTAGAAAAAAGCGTAGAATTATTTGAAGAGCACTATCGGTCGATTTCTAAACTTGAATTTAAACACTCTGAAAATCTCATTAACTTCCCTAGTTTAGAAAAGCAAAAAGAAGAATTTGGCTTCGTTCGATATTTATTAGAACTTCTTGACTTCACTTCATTTATTTATACAGTCTCTCCAAGGGTAAATTCCACCATTAAGTTTTCGATAATATTAAGTAATGTCATTGAATATGTAAAAGGAAACTATAGGTTTAAGGGGTTAGTCAATACAACAGACGGTAAAAGTGAGATACATAAAGTTGCGCATTCGAAACGATTTAACTTAATTAATATACAGTTGATTTTTAAAAAGATAGAAGATGATATTTCTTTCGTCCTCAACAAAAACCAGGTACATAAAAATATCCAAATTGAAACTTTATACTTGATTACGGTCTTAAGGAACTTAGGAAGGACATATCGGTTGTCCCAAGATCAAGTCGCTAAATACTATAAATTTGAGAAAATCATCAAAGACGGAAATGATACAGGGCACTATTCTTTAAGTTATGAGTTGAACTATTTTGCTATAACCAATCTATTATTTTATATAGAAAATATTCGATCCTTTGCGAATGTAAAAATTGCTTTAAAAAGATCGATAATAGAGAAAATCAAAGCGGTTGATAAGAAAAAACGTAGAACAAATACTGAATTAATTTTATTATTGATGGATTTGTTAGTTTGCCCATTTTTAGAAGGTAGCTTTAAACGAGAACTTATGACACTTTACGGTGTTCCAAAAACTGAACATTCTTCAATTTTAGATTTCAAGAACGTTCAGAAATATTGGTTTGTTAAATGGAAAAACTTTAACTTAGCCAAAGAACTAAATGCAAAATTGGCTTTAGAGCCATATTCGTAA
- a CDS encoding DUF6266 family protein — protein MGKLIRGINGPFSGTVGDMVGSSLYGVPYIKSKYKKRTKPAGKGETSNRNKFADAHNWLKPIGPVVRDGFKDYRPRLHGFNAAKSNLLDYGFEGIQPNVVINPAKVNISWGTLPLPNSIAVERSQPNQLTFTWDTTRLEGTRNDDQIMMLAYDVEHKLACFKINGLFRRSGSDTIPIPDVPGYNYQIYCAFKAADRSSQSMSVYLGVIGV, from the coding sequence ATGGGGAAATTGATCAGAGGTATAAACGGGCCATTTTCCGGTACCGTAGGCGATATGGTAGGCTCTTCGCTTTATGGAGTGCCCTATATTAAAAGCAAGTATAAAAAGAGAACTAAACCAGCAGGAAAAGGGGAGACCTCCAATAGAAACAAGTTTGCAGATGCTCACAATTGGTTAAAACCTATCGGGCCGGTAGTCCGTGATGGATTTAAAGACTACCGTCCAAGGTTGCATGGCTTTAATGCTGCAAAATCTAATTTACTCGATTATGGTTTTGAGGGTATTCAGCCTAATGTGGTCATCAATCCAGCAAAGGTGAACATCAGCTGGGGTACCTTGCCTTTACCCAATTCTATAGCAGTTGAGCGAAGCCAGCCAAACCAGCTTACTTTTACATGGGATACCACACGCCTGGAAGGGACACGTAATGACGATCAGATTATGATGTTAGCCTATGATGTGGAGCATAAACTTGCGTGCTTTAAAATTAATGGATTATTTAGAAGATCAGGTTCTGACACCATTCCCATCCCAGATGTACCGGGTTACAATTATCAAATTTACTGCGCATTTAAGGCCGCAGATAGGAGTAGCCAATCTATGAGTGTATATTTAGGAGTTATCGGTGTTTAG
- a CDS encoding STAS/SEC14 domain-containing protein — MLRWHLNEKVVMSDGIRRKTLRLFACCLYKHQFMLTKIQNLPDYVLGVRAAGEVDKNDLDTVLLPGLQALTDQFGEIYYLLVLETPVQNFTAGAWWSDLVAGIKHLTHWKKMAIVTDQKAVENFTDMFSYVSPGEAKGFQLSELDEAISWVSTKAD; from the coding sequence ATGTTGAGATGGCATTTGAATGAAAAGGTTGTGATGTCTGATGGCATTCGCCGCAAAACCTTAAGGTTATTTGCTTGTTGTCTATATAAACATCAATTTATGCTGACAAAAATTCAAAACCTGCCTGATTATGTATTGGGTGTCCGCGCCGCGGGAGAAGTGGATAAAAATGACCTGGATACCGTATTATTACCTGGCCTGCAAGCTTTAACCGATCAGTTCGGCGAAATCTATTATCTGTTGGTGTTGGAAACGCCTGTGCAGAATTTTACGGCTGGTGCATGGTGGAGTGATCTGGTTGCGGGAATTAAACATCTGACGCATTGGAAGAAGATGGCGATAGTGACTGATCAGAAAGCAGTCGAAAATTTCACCGATATGTTCAGTTATGTGAGTCCTGGCGAGGCGAAAGGTTTTCAGCTTTCAGAACTCGACGAAGCGATCAGTTGGGTAAGCACCAAAGCAGATTGA
- a CDS encoding caspase family protein encodes MEKRTNYLLAIGIDNYLGDWDKLNNAVSDTKAIVEVLTSKYFFELIQEPLYNEEATKENILLAFTNAIGMLTEDDNLIIYYGGHGFMHPLTMKGYWVPFGARKNVADYIPNSEIKDFIENILAKHIFLIADACFSGTFLSRTRGTALSERYVSLDSKVSRWMLASGGEETVSDGPVGQSSPFAKYVLKFLNENANKFISTLEIIRYVSLLTAHYARQQPKGAYIDNIGHNDGQMVLILNDDWVVTKIEQTNGDPQTECLRQEMRSVYRRKSTLSAGKEILLVDFFDDPDKLLVCECFRFDDNGKQKITYQGNKAKMPAKDDPDFSLTLQARFATWEGFHRFWDENKHLYGDRKPYVFPAVDEIDTVEDTEVAFYQQGIIQDMLDANQEPMRCLHCNTMITNNDSFMVEIDELGLNANVGNVHTGCRRPADRILGKSVFENINKSNLVSFDHKKWIELLEKGQVFLSGAKKIEINGRIPVLSWNRQHNFNNGNYCIKMILEDGSSHYVRIGKEIHRFTAGEIDQEVSDFKGSIEDAEKQGDPLGYTSKRKVFGPLSLLESSLLERERFLRILHHEKEQYSHQLGSIDHSIENDYTPLGILVYPDSGDFITLGDCIPLISDPTSFDNMHGNWNDAGYQIGNCALKIIESDKELDLYLNSFFADGIQPIIDPFFKTNQELEKGIYVKDIEELKQQAAVKDNTKHSYTFAQDGTWRAGDRVKVVFPNVKSDKHATGVLFTDEFTDENDEPCAIFRPIEDGIVREDLAYKMPTKLFVKD; translated from the coding sequence ATGGAAAAACGTACAAATTATCTTTTAGCTATAGGCATTGATAATTATCTTGGAGATTGGGATAAGCTCAATAATGCTGTGAGTGATACAAAAGCCATTGTTGAAGTATTGACTTCAAAATATTTTTTTGAATTGATACAAGAACCGCTTTACAATGAAGAGGCAACCAAAGAAAATATCCTATTAGCTTTTACAAATGCTATAGGAATGCTCACTGAAGATGACAATTTAATCATTTATTATGGTGGGCATGGCTTTATGCATCCTCTTACCATGAAGGGTTATTGGGTTCCATTTGGAGCAAGAAAAAATGTTGCTGATTATATCCCAAATTCAGAAATCAAGGATTTTATTGAAAATATACTGGCTAAACATATTTTCTTGATAGCAGATGCGTGTTTCTCCGGAACTTTTCTAAGCCGAACAAGAGGTACAGCACTTTCAGAGCGATACGTGTCTTTAGACAGCAAAGTTTCCAGATGGATGTTAGCTTCAGGAGGTGAAGAAACTGTATCCGATGGTCCAGTAGGACAGAGCAGTCCGTTTGCAAAGTATGTCCTAAAGTTTTTGAATGAAAATGCAAATAAGTTTATTTCAACACTTGAAATTATACGTTATGTTTCTCTATTGACAGCACATTATGCTCGACAACAGCCCAAAGGTGCCTATATAGATAACATAGGACATAATGATGGACAGATGGTTTTAATACTAAATGATGACTGGGTTGTAACCAAAATAGAACAGACCAATGGAGATCCCCAAACTGAATGTCTTCGTCAGGAAATGCGATCGGTATATAGACGAAAATCAACTCTTTCTGCCGGAAAAGAAATTTTACTAGTGGATTTTTTTGATGATCCTGATAAATTACTGGTTTGCGAATGTTTTAGATTTGATGATAACGGCAAGCAAAAAATCACTTACCAAGGTAATAAGGCAAAAATGCCGGCAAAAGATGATCCAGACTTCTCATTAACTTTACAGGCCCGTTTTGCTACGTGGGAAGGATTCCATCGTTTTTGGGACGAAAATAAACATTTATATGGGGATCGAAAGCCTTATGTATTTCCTGCTGTTGATGAAATCGATACAGTTGAGGATACTGAGGTTGCCTTTTATCAGCAGGGAATTATACAAGATATGCTGGACGCAAACCAAGAACCTATGAGGTGTCTTCATTGCAATACTATGATTACCAATAATGATAGTTTCATGGTTGAAATAGATGAACTAGGATTAAATGCAAATGTTGGAAATGTACATACTGGATGTCGGAGGCCTGCAGACCGAATTCTCGGAAAATCAGTTTTTGAAAACATCAATAAATCAAATTTAGTCAGCTTTGATCATAAAAAATGGATAGAACTACTGGAAAAAGGACAAGTGTTTTTAAGCGGTGCAAAAAAGATTGAAATTAATGGTAGAATACCTGTACTAAGTTGGAACAGACAACATAATTTCAATAATGGGAATTACTGTATTAAAATGATTCTGGAAGATGGGAGTTCACATTACGTACGTATAGGAAAAGAAATTCATCGGTTTACAGCGGGTGAAATCGATCAGGAAGTATCTGATTTTAAAGGATCTATAGAAGATGCCGAGAAGCAAGGAGACCCGTTAGGTTACACAAGTAAGCGTAAAGTATTCGGTCCGTTATCTCTTCTTGAAAGCAGTCTTTTGGAGAGAGAACGATTTTTGAGAATTTTACATCATGAAAAAGAACAGTATAGCCATCAACTTGGTTCTATAGATCACTCAATAGAAAATGATTATACTCCATTAGGAATACTTGTATATCCGGATTCAGGCGATTTTATAACATTAGGAGATTGTATTCCTCTGATATCTGATCCCACTTCATTTGACAATATGCATGGCAACTGGAATGATGCCGGATATCAAATTGGTAATTGTGCCTTAAAAATTATTGAAAGTGATAAAGAATTGGATCTGTATTTAAACAGCTTCTTTGCCGATGGTATCCAGCCCATTATCGATCCTTTTTTTAAAACTAACCAGGAATTGGAAAAGGGCATCTATGTTAAGGACATTGAAGAACTCAAACAGCAGGCGGCTGTTAAAGATAATACTAAGCATTCGTACACTTTTGCTCAGGATGGAACTT